A genome region from Bdellovibrionota bacterium includes the following:
- the chrA gene encoding chromate efflux transporter → MPAYPSLTALFLSFLKLGATAFGGPAMVPFIGKMAVERRNWLDGGSFRDGVALCQMIPGATAMQVSAYVGFKVRRVAGAAAAFIGFGLPAFLLMVGLSAFYVRFHALPSVVSLFNGLQAIIVAIVANAAVSFGKASLKSLRDGMIAVIAAVMFALKVSPILVILSAALSGLLLMRKNSPPDLGARSETDSGSTRPFLIIGSVAAFALVVLFFSERKLFDLAVIMLRIDLFAFGGGFASVLLMLHEIVEVRSWMDDRTFLDGIALGQVTPGPIVITAAFVGYMVYGIIGSVVATVSVFLPSFLIVIGIVPAMGRVRRSVYFTGVFGAILCSFVGLLFSVTLRFASGIAWDIPRALLTIAGFIALLLRTEIIWLVVVGTVVSIIFL, encoded by the coding sequence ATGCCCGCGTATCCTTCTTTAACTGCTCTCTTCCTCTCATTTTTAAAGCTGGGTGCGACTGCGTTTGGCGGGCCCGCTATGGTTCCATTTATCGGTAAGATGGCCGTTGAGCGACGAAACTGGCTCGACGGTGGTTCCTTCCGCGACGGCGTAGCTCTGTGTCAGATGATTCCGGGGGCGACGGCGATGCAAGTCTCAGCTTACGTCGGCTTCAAAGTGAGAAGGGTGGCCGGCGCGGCGGCCGCCTTCATTGGATTTGGACTTCCCGCATTTCTTCTCATGGTTGGTCTTTCGGCTTTCTATGTACGCTTCCACGCCTTGCCGTCAGTCGTTTCACTGTTTAATGGGCTGCAGGCAATCATTGTCGCCATCGTCGCTAACGCGGCCGTCTCGTTCGGCAAGGCTTCCCTGAAAAGCCTGCGGGATGGAATGATCGCCGTGATCGCGGCGGTCATGTTCGCGCTGAAAGTGAGTCCGATACTGGTCATCTTGAGCGCGGCGCTTTCGGGTCTCTTGCTCATGAGAAAGAATTCACCACCGGATCTTGGCGCTCGTTCAGAAACGGATTCAGGTTCAACTAGACCTTTTTTGATCATTGGATCGGTTGCCGCGTTTGCGCTCGTTGTGCTCTTTTTCTCGGAGCGCAAGTTGTTTGATCTTGCCGTCATCATGTTGCGAATCGATCTTTTCGCCTTTGGCGGCGGCTTTGCCTCGGTGCTTCTTATGCTCCACGAAATCGTCGAGGTGCGATCGTGGATGGATGATCGAACCTTCTTAGACGGAATCGCGTTGGGGCAGGTGACGCCGGGGCCGATCGTGATCACCGCCGCTTTCGTCGGCTATATGGTTTACGGGATTATCGGGAGCGTGGTGGCGACGGTCAGCGTCTTTCTGCCGTCCTTTTTGATTGTGATTGGGATCGTGCCCGCAATGGGCAGGGTGCGTAGGTCGGTCTATTTTACCGGGGTTTTCGGCGCGATTCTTTGCTCATTCGTGGGGCTTCTGTTTTCCGTCACTCTTCGATTCGCTTCGGGCATCGCGTGGGATATCCCGCGCGCGTTACTCACCATCGCAGGATTTATTGCGTTGCTTTTGAGAACCGAGATCATCTGGCTAGTAGTCGTGGGAACGGTGGTGTCGATCATTTTCCTATAG
- a CDS encoding outer membrane lipoprotein-sorting protein yields the protein LIKTLYFKERKSFEGVLRPSVIETDSPLYKGYQSILAYANVKKRIVPDEVFTLEFLAKIESIR from the coding sequence CTTGATCAAGACCCTTTACTTCAAGGAGAGAAAATCGTTCGAAGGGGTTCTGCGGCCATCCGTCATCGAAACCGACAGCCCCCTTTATAAGGGCTATCAGTCCATACTGGCCTATGCGAATGTCAAAAAGAGGATCGTCCCCGATGAGGTGTTTACACTGGAATTTCTGGCTAAAATCGAATCCATCCGGTGA